Within the Aspergillus luchuensis IFO 4308 DNA, chromosome 5, nearly complete sequence genome, the region ATTTGCGGAGCTTAGAGAAAGTTAGCACCCGACACGAAGTGTTTCCCTGGAAATCTACAATAACATTCCGACCGTTGAAAGGACCAAAGCCGTTGACGGATACAATGACAACAGAACCACTCCCCACAAGCCTGTCCCAAGCGTTGGACCTTCCATTCTCATCTGCGCGCCAATGTTCGGTGCAGCTGCCTTCAGATATTGCGGTCGGCTCTGGTATGTACTAGAATATATGCATCCTACCTGCTAAGGGTTACTCACTACGCTATAGTTAGTGTTGGTGGCTATGTAGCTTGCCTCATGACCAAATATGCTCTCTATTATGCCACACAACACCCTAAACTGCAATCTCAGGTTGCCCTTCGAAATTCTTATGTCCAATTCTACCGTCCAACTTTCGCCTCGGCACCCTTGAGGATGACCTTGCGAGAAGTGAACATCGGGAAAGCACAGTCTACCCTCCGAGTCGAATCATTCCAGAATGAAAAACTCGCCGTGTCTGTGGATATAGGGTATGTAGGAAACAATCATGCCCGGAATAACAGATGCTTACATACTTGACAGCATCACCAACCCGTCCATCACAGGCATCACAATCCAAACTGACTGGCGTCTCTTcactcccccttctcctgtGGACCTCACCAAACTTGAGACAGACAGTGACCCGAATTGGATTTCTTGCCACTGCGCCTTCTACCCCGAAGGATTTCGAAGGGGTCAGTCCTACCTCAAGAACTTCATCCCGAGAGCTCTGCCCACCGATTTCCCATTCATCGAGCAATGGGGTTGAACCGGGTTGGGACTATCTCCCGCTAGGCTCGCGGCCGTCGGAAAGTGGAGGCAAGGCCCGATGGACCAATGACATGGTACAGTTTGTGGGAGACATGCCACTTCCGATTCAAGAGAACTATGTCCGGCATGAAGAGGGAAAGCCGTTTCCGATGGGGAGTATAGCGGCCATGCTCGAGTTTGCGAAGCGCCAGGAAAAGGCCCGCAATGAAGGACGGAGCGATTGGAGAGTTCTCAACGATGACGGCACCAAGAAATTTTCGGGCAAACTGCTGAACGTCTCCTTGACTCTCTCCACGGAGATCAAGCAAAGGCTTCCCGCGGAGGGCGTCCGATGGCTGTACTTGCGGACTGAGTGCAAAAGAATCTTGAACGGCCAAATGGATATGGAGGTTCTCATTTTCGATGAAAGAATGGATCTAATTGCTATCAGTCAACAGATAGCGGCTCTTGTACCTGCTAACTCGAAGATCCAGAAATTGTGACTTACTGGAGACATGTGATATTCTATCAAATTAATAAGTAGCTGTTTAGATGACACATTTCTTTGTTCATGCTGATAGTCCGAGTAGAATTGGGTAGATAATAAATCTGGCTATACCAATGATGGCGACGGAAGCTTAAACTTATTTAGAAAGATAAGATTTCTGAGCGATGTCTCGGTTCAGATAGCCTTTTTCGTCGATGCTTgaaagatgagaagggaAGCATGATTCATCCAACCATTCACCTAGATAGACCATGAATGAACAAGGGCACTGGGAGGATTGGTGAAGTAATCTACTGCCTTGCTTGGATTCTAAGCTCCAACATCGACTATCACTGTGACTTGGGCTGTGTATTGGTCTTCAGCTATATAAGGCATGTCCTAGCATTTCACTCAGTATGCGATTGAATTTCATAATTCAATCCAGCTTTGCTTGCTCTGAAGGTATATATGGAGGGTCGGGAACTCTTCCAATTATCTTCTGCTTTCATTCAGTAGCTTTACTTCTTTACTGCATgatatcttcttcctgtatCCCCTTGACATTCTGTATGCATACAGTAGAACGTAGCTATCTATATTGGAATAAAGCATTCTATATACTTCAGTACATGGTTCCCATAGGGCGCAGAATTCGACAGTACTTGGAAATATGGTACTCATGACTGATAAGAAGAGTACACCAACTACTGGGACAGCTGACAGATCGCCATCAACCCTAATCAAACAGAAGGAGCTATAATGCGCAGTCCAAGATACAAAATGTGAAAAGAGGACTCTTTCGAGGGTGACCTGAGAAAAGGCCTTTCCCATTGTGGACATCACGACTGTACATGAGATATATGGAACCTGAATTAAAGGCCACTGTGCATTTAACCCGTGGCAGCTGGTTGCGATACATACATTGGGAGACCAGAATGAAAGCGAGTCGGTCTTGGGAAGACATGGATGTCTACAAGTTAGCTGCCCTCGGTCAACCTCTAAGTCTCCATTTGTGTCAACATGCGACTATCTGAGAATTGAACCCAATAACTTGTATCTTTTTGCATGTTGCGCAGCATTCTGCAGAACCTTTGGATGGGTATATATGGCAGTGACAATGTAAACGTCTATCTTTGGAGAGCTAGAACCAGACGATTTATATGACATACTGGATGCCTTTGAGCTTTAGTCAATGCGTCAGTGTACCCCCTTCTGCTTTTTGAACCGTTTGATGAACCGAAAGTTCAATCATATCAAGTAACTACAAGTTAAATGATCACCAATTCTCCGTCGGCGTTGCTACTATTTAGATTTCACTGCTTATCACATTTTCCATGTGGAGTTCCGTCATGGCCGGATTCATACTTATCAGATTTCTATGCACTGTTCCAGTTACATCAATGCCATGCTGATCCGATCTCAGGGATAATCTCCGC harbors:
- a CDS encoding uncharacterized protein (InterPro:IPR029069,IPR042171;~PFAM:PF13622) → MTTEPLPTSLSQALDLPFSSARQCSVQLPSDIAVGSVSVGGYVACLMTKYALYYATQHPKLQSQVALRNSYVQFYRPTFASAPLRMTLREVNIGKAQSTLRVESFQNEKLAVSVDIGITNPSITGITIQTDWRLFTPPSPVDLTKLETDSDPNWISCHCAFYPEGFRRGQSYLKNFIPRALPTDFPFIEQWG